From the Roseateles sp. XES5 genome, one window contains:
- a CDS encoding response regulator — MNGLGKEVTIVMIEDDEGHARLIEKNIRRAGVHNEVVPFTNGTDALDFVLGKDRSGLASAGRFLLILLDLNLPDMSGIDILQKIKTNTHTKRLPVVILTTTDDEREIQRCYDLGANVYITKPVEYESFAHAIRQLGLFFSVIQIPETQ, encoded by the coding sequence ATGAACGGACTGGGCAAGGAAGTCACCATCGTCATGATCGAGGATGATGAGGGTCATGCGCGCCTCATCGAGAAGAACATCCGCCGCGCGGGCGTGCACAATGAGGTCGTGCCCTTCACCAACGGCACGGACGCGCTCGACTTCGTGCTCGGCAAGGATCGCTCGGGCCTCGCCAGCGCCGGCCGGTTCCTGCTGATCCTGCTCGACCTCAACCTGCCCGACATGTCCGGCATCGATATCCTGCAGAAGATCAAGACCAACACCCATACCAAGCGCCTGCCGGTCGTCATCCTCACCACGACCGACGACGAGCGCGAAATCCAGCGCTGCTACGATCTCGGCGCCAATGTCTACATCACCAAGCCGGTGGAATACGAAAGCTTCGCCCATGCGATCCGCCAGCTCGGCCTGTTCTTCTCCGTGATCCAGATTCCCGAGACGCAGTAA
- a CDS encoding CHASE3 domain-containing protein, which yields MPISNAAFVRSTIVLLVAGMLSLLGIVGTSLWLVNKVQTYFTGFIEVREARSTAADLLSTLKDAETGQRGFIITGDHAFRTPYDNALRAVADREEAFLEKTRGFPQYAERATKIEALVEQKLKELAETVDAVEAGRQADAITQVKTDRGRMLMDQLRIELGAIMDDADRELRESVVDTLWSASALQWTTVIGAVAIIGVLGGAAAVIAQYTRDIILARREVETLNATLEKRVDERTEELIRANQEVQRFAYIVTHDLRAPLVNIMGFTSELQASLASIQAYVLADGKAPSEGDILEARRAASEDLPEAIGFIRSSTKKMDGLINAILKISRDGRRELKIERVDLKALAETGAAAVGHQVGESDGEVTIGDNLPTVISDRLSLEQVFGNLFDNAIKYQTRGRPLRISVTARSLGRAGFVIEFTDNGRGIAPEDHERVFELFRRSGTQDKPGEGIGLAHVRSLMRNLGGDIVVRSELGQGTTFVLRLPPDLSKVVRSMQA from the coding sequence ATGCCGATATCGAACGCCGCATTCGTGCGCTCGACGATCGTCCTTTTGGTTGCAGGCATGCTTTCGCTGCTCGGCATTGTCGGCACGTCGCTGTGGCTCGTCAACAAGGTCCAGACCTACTTCACCGGCTTTATCGAGGTGCGCGAGGCCCGTAGTACCGCCGCCGACCTGCTCTCCACCCTCAAGGATGCCGAGACGGGCCAGCGCGGCTTCATCATCACCGGCGACCACGCCTTCCGCACGCCCTATGACAATGCGCTGCGCGCCGTGGCTGACCGGGAGGAGGCCTTTCTCGAAAAGACCCGCGGCTTTCCCCAATATGCCGAGCGGGCCACGAAGATCGAGGCCCTCGTCGAGCAGAAGCTGAAGGAGCTGGCCGAGACGGTCGACGCCGTGGAGGCCGGCCGCCAGGCCGATGCCATCACCCAGGTCAAGACCGATCGCGGCCGCATGCTGATGGACCAGTTGCGCATCGAACTCGGCGCGATCATGGACGATGCGGACCGCGAACTGCGCGAGAGCGTCGTCGATACGCTGTGGTCGGCCAGCGCGCTGCAATGGACGACGGTGATCGGCGCCGTCGCCATCATTGGCGTGCTCGGCGGCGCGGCTGCCGTCATCGCGCAATATACCCGCGACATCATCCTCGCCCGCCGCGAGGTCGAGACGCTGAATGCCACGCTGGAGAAGCGCGTGGACGAGCGCACGGAGGAACTGATCCGCGCCAACCAGGAGGTCCAGCGCTTCGCCTATATCGTGACGCACGATTTGCGTGCGCCGCTCGTCAACATCATGGGCTTCACCAGCGAATTGCAGGCTTCGCTCGCCTCCATCCAGGCCTATGTGCTGGCCGACGGCAAGGCGCCGAGCGAGGGCGACATCCTGGAAGCGCGCCGCGCGGCGTCCGAGGACCTGCCGGAGGCGATCGGTTTCATCCGCTCCTCCACCAAGAAGATGGACGGTCTCATCAACGCCATCCTGAAGATCTCGCGCGACGGACGACGGGAACTGAAGATCGAGCGGGTGGATCTCAAGGCGCTCGCCGAGACGGGCGCGGCGGCCGTCGGCCATCAGGTCGGCGAATCCGACGGCGAGGTCACCATCGGCGACAACCTGCCGACCGTGATCTCCGACCGGCTGTCGCTGGAACAGGTGTTCGGCAACCTCTTCGACAATGCCATCAAGTACCAGACGCGGGGCCGTCCGCTGCGCATTTCCGTCACTGCCCGCAGCCTCGGCCGCGCCGGCTTCGTCATCGAATTCACCGACAACGGCCGCGGCATCGCGCCCGAGGATCACGAGCGCGTCTTCGAGCTCTTCCGCCGCTCGGGCACGCAGGACAAGCCCGGCGAGGGCATCGGCCTTGCGCATGTGCGTTCACTGATGCGCAATCTTGGCGGTGATATCGTCGTTCGATCCGAACTCGGGCAGGGGACGACCTTCGTGCTTCGCCTTCCGCCCGACCTCAGCAAAGTTGTCAGGAGTATGCAGGCATGA
- a CDS encoding DMT family transporter, with protein sequence MQKTVSSGILLTSFAYFLFSLQDASVKWLVVALPVWQILFVRSVTIFSLCFVFGGRPLMRAARHSPVLKPLFLRNLLLLAAWLCYYTAARDLGLAELTTLYYASPVVMTILSVPILGEKVPGYRWLAVVVGFVGVVVACGIAAKGLTLSWPVYLALQAAIFWAVASVLLRKTALHERTQVQMVISSGFFLLFTAIAVPFVWQPVSLMDLALMAGTGLLAGIGQFALFEGMRRAPVSVLAPFEYTSLVWAFALGYLIWSDVPGSNVVVGAALIFSAGTIIIASERINNRQRLRA encoded by the coding sequence GTCCTTCGCCTATTTCCTGTTTTCGTTGCAGGATGCGTCGGTGAAGTGGCTCGTCGTGGCCCTGCCGGTGTGGCAGATCCTGTTCGTGCGCAGCGTGACGATCTTTTCGCTCTGCTTCGTCTTCGGTGGCCGCCCGCTGATGCGGGCCGCGCGCCATTCGCCGGTGCTGAAGCCGCTGTTCCTGCGCAACCTGCTGCTGCTCGCGGCCTGGCTCTGCTACTACACCGCCGCGCGGGACCTCGGCCTTGCCGAGTTGACGACGCTCTACTACGCCTCGCCCGTCGTCATGACGATCCTGTCCGTGCCGATCCTCGGCGAGAAGGTGCCGGGATATCGCTGGCTTGCCGTCGTCGTCGGCTTCGTCGGCGTGGTCGTCGCCTGCGGTATCGCGGCAAAGGGGCTCACGCTCTCCTGGCCCGTCTATCTGGCGCTGCAGGCCGCCATCTTCTGGGCCGTTGCCTCCGTGCTGCTGCGCAAGACCGCGCTGCATGAGCGCACGCAGGTGCAGATGGTCATTTCCAGCGGCTTCTTCCTGTTGTTCACCGCCATCGCCGTTCCTTTCGTCTGGCAACCGGTTTCGCTGATGGACCTTGCGCTGATGGCCGGCACGGGATTGCTGGCCGGCATCGGCCAGTTCGCGCTGTTCGAGGGCATGCGCCGTGCGCCCGTCTCGGTGCTCGCCCCCTTCGAATACACCTCGCTCGTCTGGGCCTTCGCGCTCGGCTATCTCATCTGGAGCGACGTGCCGGGATCGAATGTCGTGGTGGGCGCGGCGCTGATCTTTTCCGCCGGCACGATCATCATCGCCAGCGAGCGGATCAACAATCGCCAGCGCCTGCGGGCCTGA
- a CDS encoding sensor histidine kinase encodes MKEGPVRILYIDDDPILARLAQRALGRSGYEVLHAEDVEHGRALFAEAGFDAVVLDHFLQSGTGLSLLRELVDAPGAVPVVYVTGSNDAQVAIEALKAGAADYVIKSVGDDFMPLLANALDQALENAELKRAKLKAELEIRLAKERAEILLAEVNHRVGNSLALAAALIRLQMSSASDEAVKEALAETQARITAIAGIHRRLYTSEDVRHVDMGAYLATLLSELDTSMKGQGRNVRLSRTLEPLNVPTDRAVSLGVIVTELVTNAFKYAYGEAGGEVRVGFTRLDPESAMLFVEDDGIGWRGEGPVRGTGLGSKIIGAMATSLGTKLDYVSRAFGTRAELTVHMADVARPA; translated from the coding sequence ATGAAGGAAGGCCCCGTCCGCATCCTCTATATCGACGACGACCCGATCCTCGCGCGGCTTGCACAGCGCGCCCTCGGCCGTTCCGGTTACGAGGTGCTGCACGCCGAGGACGTGGAGCATGGCCGCGCGCTGTTCGCCGAGGCCGGCTTCGACGCCGTGGTGCTCGATCATTTCCTGCAATCGGGGACAGGGCTTTCGCTGCTCCGGGAACTCGTCGACGCGCCCGGCGCGGTGCCGGTCGTCTATGTCACGGGGTCGAACGATGCGCAGGTCGCCATCGAGGCGCTGAAGGCAGGGGCGGCGGACTATGTCATCAAGTCGGTCGGCGACGATTTCATGCCGCTGCTCGCCAATGCGCTGGATCAGGCGCTGGAAAATGCCGAGCTGAAGCGGGCCAAGCTCAAGGCCGAACTGGAAATCCGCCTTGCCAAGGAGCGTGCGGAAATCCTGCTGGCGGAGGTGAACCACCGCGTCGGCAACTCGTTGGCGCTCGCCGCCGCGCTCATCCGCCTGCAGATGTCGAGCGCCTCGGACGAGGCGGTCAAGGAGGCGCTGGCCGAGACGCAGGCGCGCATCACCGCCATCGCCGGTATCCACCGCCGCCTCTACACCTCTGAAGACGTGCGCCATGTCGACATGGGCGCCTATCTCGCGACGCTGCTCTCCGAGCTCGACACCTCGATGAAAGGGCAGGGCCGCAACGTGCGCCTCAGCCGCACGCTGGAGCCGCTGAACGTGCCGACCGACCGGGCCGTCTCGCTCGGTGTCATCGTCACGGAGCTCGTCACCAATGCCTTCAAATATGCCTATGGCGAGGCGGGCGGCGAGGTGCGCGTCGGCTTTACCCGGCTCGACCCGGAGAGCGCCATGCTCTTCGTGGAGGACGATGGTATCGGCTGGCGTGGCGAAGGCCCCGTGCGCGGCACCGGCCTCGGCTCCAAGATCATCGGTGCCATGGCGACCAGCCTCGGCACGAAGCTCGACTATGTCAGCCGCGCCTTCGGCACGCGCGCCGAACTGACGGTGCACATGGCGGACGTCGCAAGGCCCGCTTAG